The Zingiber officinale cultivar Zhangliang chromosome 2A, Zo_v1.1, whole genome shotgun sequence genomic sequence acccataagttaaggtcgttttgatatttgtgtcaagatgagatcatttgtgtaatgattggagtaaatacacccaccatttactgaatctgcttgaggccagattagaattcatatgttgaattcaggattagacattgggaatgtctagatcgaaatctgtacgatgttaaattttagaaaaaaaaacatgcgctctttttggtaaagagaataacatcgtagcatgtgattcataccccatgtgctatggcgacaagaagcgtagtaggagaatggatccctgcttctctactatgtgagacccttgagattataagttaatctcgattttaccctaaatgactatttagctgtctacttgaaattctgatcagtgtctgctactttagcatgtttcttattggctatggatgattcagtctatggagcataactaggaaagcgactgattagaatgaatagattctagcttaAAAGGaatattaagattgatttacatctgtgatatttattcactggtaccagttacatttttagtttagtacataaaatgtaattgtgaataatttgtttgattgaagatgttgaacatgctcttgacatatggtcaatatgagagattagagatgttcatgatgatgtaaataatttaatctggggtaaaggtaagccatttatgtctttgattcgttctatgaacatttatgtctctgattcgttctatggagcagctaagtaaggtgtgataatcttcttagcaattgaatgctcattGTGCttactgtcgcacgaaccattttccctaatgtatggaatggatgttcttatttggtctttgtgattaaattttgctctgatcttcgtgacatgatcctcataaagtcttcgtgacttatttggtctttgtgaataaattttgctctggtctttgtgacttgatcctcataaagtctatgtgacttatttagtctttgtgactaatttcgctctgattttcttgacatgatcaccttgtagtctatgtgactgacatggtccaTGTGACTATATGGATTggcttggacgagtgggagatgtgaGGCGTTACTGTTGACGAAGGATTCCCCTTCGTTACTCTCCTTTTAgtgcaaacgccaaggagacgaaggagcgtcccttccccttcgtcttccttagccttcttataagaggcgCCCAAGGCAATCAGAAAAGGGACAACGGTGAAGCGGAGGTGATCAACGAGAGAGCACTGCCAAGTTGTGAGGAGATTTGCTCGAGCAAAGGAGAACGTCTAGAGGTCGGGATTTAGTTTgtgaaagagttcgaggaggttcCGGAGGTGATCTTCTTAGCGACAGCAATAGCAACAGCGACGTCTCCGGCGATTCTTCGACGATTTCTTCGAGAGATCAATGTGAGTGGTCATcgcattattttatttttgtttcatgctctcaaaactaccaacaaagCCAACGCTAGCATACAATCCGCCATCAGGAGGAAACTATAACCCGCCAGCACCAACCTACAAGCCGGCACCAGCGTATAAGTCACCATCCGGAGGACATTATAACCCACCGACACCAACCTATAAGCCGGTGCCGACGTACAAGCGACCATCTGGAGGATACTATAATCCACTGACACCAACGTACAAGCCAACGCCTAAGTACAAGGCACCATCGGGAGGATATTATACTCCACGGACACCAACGTACAAGCCGGCGGCAATTTATAAACCGCCTTCAGGAGGGTATTATAACCCGCCGGCGGCACCAACGTACAAGCCAACTCCAATGCCGTACTACAAGCACCCAATATTTAAGCATCCAATATTTGACAACCCACGCATCTATAAGAAGCTCCCAATTTGGCCTCCACATTCCAACTGGCCCGGCCATCCGCACACCGAGGTGAATCAGAAGCCATAGAAGAATTAAGATGAAgaggtttatatatatatatatatatatatatatatatagagagagagagagagagagagagagagagagatatgaTATGTGTTGCACGAAGGTGCAGCCCATACATACTATGCATGTAGTTGCTGCTTAATAATTCTGTTTTTTTAGGAGATATGTGTTATGCATTTGTTTTGAGCGAAGTTTCTCttttctattttacttttgtGTGTAATTTATAAAAGCACTTGATTTCTTAGTTAATTATTCAACTAAGTACTGTGGTGTATGATGGTTATCAGCAAATgtcataattaaaacttaatttctttGCTCGTTTGGTTTTTAAATATTTTGCATCGACGCAGTGTACTTAATTTCTTACTCCAAAATTAAATGCAAAATGAGAAATGTTATTGTATAGAATTCAAAGAAAGCACACGATTCAAATAGAGATTTAGTTAAATAGGAGAGTAATAGATATCATAGGTCAGTTTTGTTTGGAGAAAATATTCTCTTGGAAATTATATTTTGGATGTTTCTACATTTGGCAAGACGAAAAATTATGATGAGAGAATTTTCAGCTTTAGGAAAGTCCATTTTGTCGAAGGATTGTATATATACACAGAGTGAGAGAAAAGCATAGACATTGAAAGAAATTGTATtagaaaaaaaatgtggaaccgtcacATCAGCGGTCCCCCTAGAGCCGAAATTGTATTAGAAGAAAGGATGGAGAGAGGAGGAAGTCATTTTCTCCCCATAGGATAGGAGTTtccatttgaaaaaaataatacaagTCATCTTCTCTTGTCATCACCCATTCATTGGGCAAAATGTGATTCAGTTGGTCACAGCGCTCCCGTCAACTCACCCCAGGACCATCACGAGTTGTCATCACCCATTCCTAAATTTATGTAAGCCTTCCTATGAACTCATGTGTGCCGGACAACTGTCCGTTTTGTTCATGCTTGTCTTCCTCGCCGTATTGGTTGACTTGATTCCTACCACAAGGCTCAAGTTTCAGTGCGTGTCGCTGGACCTATTTGATGTCTTGGAAGATAGACAGGAAGGTCAAAGGGACTTGACAACCAAGTTTTGTGTCGCAAGGTGTCATCGGGTCTCACTCAACTTGCTTGGTCTCTAGGAAAGTCGAGTGGACCACCCTGCAATTGAGCTAGTCACTACTAGAGGACCACCAAAGGCTATCTTGTGGGAGATGGATTTGATATAGATAATTGCATTCATGGTGACAACTCTTTTGTACAGAAAGAATCAAGTAACAAGAGACAAATAGAAAATGCCTTTATTTTTTCCTGAAAAAAAAAATCGCTTGTCCTCAAATCTACCCAAGAAGAGAAGGCATCTTCTCTAATCGATAAATAGTGAATGACAGAGGAGATTGCGCTTCTCATCAATGATATTAGCAAGAGGAGATTGCACATGAAAGAACATGGGAAGACGGAGGAAATCATCAAGCATGGTGAGGAGGCAATTGATCTTTGTTCCCCTTGGAGGTTATATGGCCAAGGACAAAGCGAGGAGGTAGAGGGCTTCTTGGGCATGTCACCGAGCGTAGCAAGGATGCATTCAATCTATCATAGAACAGTAAAAGCATGCTGGAGAGGTAATGAAAGTGGAGAGGTAGAAGAATGATATTGGTTATAGTAAGACATTACAAATCTACCAACACCACCTCAAttgcatttgaaaaaaaaaaaactattatccCACCATGTGATGGAATATATTATTCTCTAatcaaaattttccaagatgatgAAATTTAAACCTCCATCTTTCCCTTTTATGCTGAAAATGATAGAAGAATATAGCCATGACTAAATTCTGATGTCCTCTCTTGCCTCCCGAGAGAGAATTTTCTGGTGGAATTATATGCTAAAACTGAAAGATCATTATCCGTTCTAAATACTTCATTATAATTTTGTGAAAAAATAACGTTTGGAATGAAGTTGACTAGCATTCCAGTATTAATCATGATGCTCCACTTAAGCTTGTCAATCTATGATTATGGCTGAAACTGAACACGTtttaaagtagacacaaataaaTTGAAGAAGATCGATTGTGCAAGGTTGGTTTAATTTATACAAATTCTTGTAAGAACACACACGTTCTTGATTATCCATTCTTCTACCAGCAATCTAATTTATCAAGGATCTCGAACAAGGCGGCAACATTTATTACCATATTTACCAACTGAGAGTAAATTTCATCTATCTTTTCTCATATTAAATGAATTCCCCAGCATTTGATCTTTCCAAGTAGTCGTACCCAAGAGTAATATGTCAATTGAAGAAAATACAAAATGATACATTAATAAAATGAATGATATAGACAAGGAAGCAGAATCAATCTCTACTTTGTTCCCTTGTTTTGTCTTATGTTCATCGTATGATAAAACAAACGATCAAAGAATACCACAAAACCAATTAACAACGGTAAAAATTTCTTGCAGGTGATAAGGAACAATATTCCTAAATATTAGAACAAAAACTCGTTTAAAGCTATCTATTTTGTCCTAAAAACAAAGAACTACTTGTTGAAATCTCACGCTACCAATCACAAATCAACATGGGGAATAAAGAGGGCAATTTTACCGGAAGCGCCGAGGAATGGAATGAAGCATCGAGAAGGAAAAAGCGAATCACCGGTGCGCGGTCACAAGCGTCTCAATGAATCTGAGGCCGTCGTACCTCGGCGCGAACTTGTCCTCGGCTCTCCGTTTCGAATCAGATCCCGAAGCATTTTTCATTGATCCCGATCCCTAAGCATCGCGCAAATCCATCACGAATCCGTAAACAATCTTAATGAATCAACAGGAGATAAGGTTATGCATACCTCTTTAGTGGGGGCGGATGGGGAAATAACCGCGAAGACGTAAGGAGTGGCCGCGGCGGCGAGAGTAGCAGAGAAGGAAGCCGCGAGCGAAGCAGCGATGGATCCGGCCTTGATCATCTCGTCGACGTCTTGCCCTTTGTCGCTCGATCGCCGGAGAAGCTCAGAAACCCTTCCCAGAGCGGCGCGCTTTGTTTCCGGCTTCCTGCCCCCTCCGTTTTGTCGGgcaataaattgaattaaacagcGCGTTTAGGTTCCGCCTTGACAACGTGTCCAATGAATAGGATGGCGCCGCGTGTCGAATAACCGCGTTTTGCTTGGGTTGGCTCGAGTTCAACGACGATCGAGGAGAGAAAGATGCTTGGCCAGCGTGGATGGAGAAGCTTAAGGTGGCTTGCTTCGATTCCAAAGACGATTTTTAATACGCCAAGTTATATTATGGCTaggtctttatttatttatttatttatttatttttgtttttaagaGCCACATTTATTTATCTGCCCTGTGTGGGCTTTCATATTCAGAATTGAACTGATGCCATTATTTGGGCCAAGGCTAATTCTTTTGGTGTAGTGATTTTCACGGTTCAGATAAATGACATTCTAAATGCTGCATGGAACAGAGAGGCTTGAAATTTCAAGCTCTTTCATCTCAAAATTAATTATAGGGATGGGGTTGATTATTAATGatgtataaaaaataataataatttttttattgtaaAAATAGTGATaggtttttatatttttgaaatgatattAAGGTGTCAAATTGGAGACTATGAAAAGACTTATATATACCCTCATTATTCAAATTGTTGAAGGCCGAAAGCAGTAGTTAC encodes the following:
- the LOC122041498 gene encoding uncharacterized protein LOC122041498, which codes for MIKAGSIAASLAASFSATLAAAATPYVFAVISPSAPTKEGSGSMKNASGSDSKRRAEDKFAPRYDGLRFIETLVTAHR